Proteins encoded by one window of Massilia sp. NR 4-1:
- a CDS encoding response regulator transcription factor has protein sequence MTQILIVEDNLEYAEEMAEFLTELEHEVHITNNASEMWSALSQGNVGVVVLDLGLPDEDGFNVIPRMRQLYPQIGLLVLTGRVAFDNRILGLRLGADHYLTKPIKFPELAAHIEALDRRVGPQEALPLPSKWTLKVSARQLELQGQAITLTEKECNFLHLLTINTRPVPRQVIVAGIGGDDPDAGRRVDMLVYRLRKKARSGLGQDLPLRSAYGEGYSLSASFNLS, from the coding sequence ATGACGCAAATACTGATCGTGGAAGACAATCTGGAGTACGCCGAGGAGATGGCGGAATTCCTGACTGAGCTTGAACACGAAGTCCATATCACCAATAATGCCAGCGAAATGTGGTCCGCACTCAGCCAGGGCAATGTCGGCGTGGTCGTGCTCGACCTCGGCTTGCCGGATGAGGACGGGTTCAACGTCATCCCGCGCATGCGCCAGCTGTATCCGCAGATCGGTCTGCTGGTGCTGACCGGCCGCGTCGCCTTCGACAACCGCATCCTCGGTCTGCGCCTGGGCGCCGACCATTATCTGACCAAGCCCATCAAGTTCCCTGAGCTGGCGGCCCATATCGAGGCGCTCGACCGCCGCGTCGGCCCGCAGGAAGCGCTGCCCCTGCCCAGCAAGTGGACCTTGAAGGTCAGCGCGCGCCAGCTCGAATTGCAGGGCCAGGCGATCACGCTGACCGAGAAAGAGTGCAATTTCCTGCACCTGCTGACCATCAACACCCGTCCCGTGCCGCGCCAGGTCATCGTGGCCGGCATCGGCGGCGACGATCCCGATGCGGGACGCCGCGTCGACATGCTGGTCTACCGCCTGCGCAAGAAGGCACGCAGCGGCCTGGGCCAGGATCTGCCCCTGCGCAGCGCCTATGGCGAGGGCTATAGCCTGTCGGCCAGCTTCAATCTGTCTTAA
- a CDS encoding post-PEP-CTERM-1 domain-containing protein has product MKTIKSSLLAGLGIAVLGLSALPAQAETAQTSTVQSADALTVVRDPVTGELRAATGEEQAALQQKANAGKRLRQSAAPQAQQKFHASGARGARVTDEFLSSSVVTRLPDGSMQKQCFDSHDAADSAAQAGHVHVTPQIATE; this is encoded by the coding sequence ATGAAAACCATCAAATCCAGCCTGCTGGCTGGCCTCGGCATCGCCGTGCTGGGCCTGAGCGCCCTGCCAGCCCAGGCGGAAACCGCCCAGACATCCACCGTGCAGAGCGCCGACGCCCTGACCGTGGTGCGCGACCCCGTCACCGGCGAACTGCGTGCCGCCACCGGCGAAGAGCAAGCCGCCCTGCAGCAGAAAGCCAACGCCGGCAAGCGCCTGCGCCAGTCCGCCGCGCCACAGGCACAGCAAAAGTTCCACGCCAGCGGCGCCCGCGGCGCCCGCGTGACCGACGAGTTCCTGAGCTCGTCCGTCGTCACCCGCCTGCCGGACGGCAGCATGCAGAAGCAATGCTTCGATTCGCACGACGCCGCCGACAGCGCAGCACAGGCCGGCCACGTCCACGTCACCCCTCAGATTGCAACGGAGTAA
- a CDS encoding PA domain-containing protein, producing the protein MRTKTNRHLTRSLIAAACALACFSAEAAKIVITSRDAPGVGFNDPTPVSPVGGNNGTTLGQQRLNVYRYVADIWEKNLQSNVDITVSAGWEALTCTSSSAVLGSAGAWNLWHDFPGGKPGTWYPQALANKIAGVNLSGNEPEAPGEYNNVDIKTQFNVNLGNPGCLDGSPFYLGLDGNAGTKVNFVETLLHELGHGLGFAVSTVQTSTGYRYAANGSGFGPTGGLPSVWESFMFDNTKQKSWLQMTNAERKASAINPLQLAWTGGNAVAGATMLKATQQVKTSSPAAGGSGVYDLTPSLFGPAVPNSGNLGTLANITAQAGEVGPGCDPFNAANRAAVFGKVPVISRGGCAFAIKVKNAQDAGAVGVLLANNTSGVLTPGGTDSSVTIPSGGVTQAAGDALKAAIKAAVPYGSRLKPGTVAASLGIDNTRISGADSQGRPLLYTPATLAPGSSVSHWDVSASPNLLMEPNINTDLGTVLTPPKDLTLPLLKDIGW; encoded by the coding sequence ATGCGGACCAAGACCAACCGTCACCTGACCCGTTCGCTGATCGCCGCCGCTTGCGCGCTGGCCTGCTTCAGCGCCGAAGCCGCCAAGATCGTCATCACCAGCCGCGATGCGCCGGGCGTGGGCTTCAACGACCCGACCCCGGTCTCCCCGGTGGGCGGCAATAACGGCACCACCCTGGGCCAGCAGCGCCTGAATGTCTACCGCTATGTGGCCGATATTTGGGAAAAGAACCTGCAAAGCAATGTCGACATCACCGTCAGCGCGGGATGGGAGGCACTCACTTGCACCTCCAGCTCGGCTGTGCTGGGCAGCGCCGGCGCCTGGAACTTGTGGCATGACTTCCCAGGCGGCAAGCCAGGCACCTGGTACCCACAAGCGCTGGCCAACAAGATCGCCGGCGTGAACCTGTCCGGCAACGAACCCGAAGCTCCAGGCGAATACAACAATGTGGACATCAAGACCCAGTTCAATGTGAACCTGGGCAACCCAGGCTGCCTGGACGGCTCGCCCTTCTACCTCGGCCTGGACGGCAATGCCGGCACCAAGGTCAACTTCGTGGAAACCCTGCTGCATGAACTGGGTCACGGCCTCGGCTTCGCCGTCTCCACCGTACAGACCTCGACCGGCTACCGCTACGCCGCCAACGGCAGCGGCTTCGGCCCGACCGGCGGTCTGCCGAGCGTGTGGGAAAGCTTCATGTTCGACAACACCAAGCAGAAAAGCTGGCTGCAAATGACGAATGCCGAGCGCAAGGCATCGGCCATCAACCCGCTGCAACTGGCCTGGACCGGCGGCAATGCCGTGGCCGGCGCCACCATGCTGAAAGCCACCCAGCAGGTGAAAACCAGCTCGCCGGCGGCCGGCGGCAGCGGCGTGTATGACCTCACCCCTTCGCTCTTCGGTCCAGCCGTACCCAACAGCGGCAACCTGGGCACGCTCGCCAATATCACGGCGCAAGCCGGTGAAGTCGGTCCTGGCTGCGATCCGTTCAATGCCGCCAACCGCGCAGCGGTCTTCGGCAAAGTGCCGGTCATCAGCCGTGGCGGCTGCGCCTTCGCCATCAAGGTGAAGAATGCCCAGGATGCGGGCGCCGTTGGCGTGCTGCTGGCCAATAACACGAGCGGCGTCCTCACGCCGGGCGGCACCGACAGCAGCGTCACCATCCCGTCGGGCGGCGTCACCCAGGCAGCCGGCGATGCGCTGAAAGCGGCGATCAAGGCCGCCGTGCCGTATGGCTCGCGTCTGAAACCGGGCACCGTGGCGGCCAGCTTGGGCATCGACAACACCCGTATTTCGGGCGCTGACAGCCAGGGCCGTCCGCTGCTGTACACCCCGGCCACGCTGGCACCAGGCTCGTCGGTGTCGCACTGGGATGTGTCGGCAAGCCCGAACCTGCTGATGGAACCAAACATCAACACCGATCTGGGCACCGTGCTGACGCCACCAAAAGACCTGACCCTGCCGCTGCTGAAGGATATCGGCTGGTAA
- a CDS encoding choice-of-anchor J family PEP-CTERM protein: protein MIKTTLSALVLLGAAASAQADVLLQENFNNVGALGASGWVFNNASTPGGETPGWYQGDAGIFGAHAGKENAYAAANFKNTVAGGTLNNWLITPEFSTAKNVSISLWVRGAGDAGFSDHISFGLSKGGSAINDFVLQPSFEAAGDWTKYTFNIGALGAGTVGRFAINYNGLGDSSNYVGIDTLSIAAVPEPASFLMLGAGLFAIGALRRRQRG, encoded by the coding sequence ATGATTAAAACTACTCTCAGTGCCCTGGTGTTACTGGGCGCGGCTGCCTCGGCTCAGGCCGACGTGTTACTGCAAGAAAACTTCAACAATGTCGGCGCCCTCGGCGCGTCCGGCTGGGTCTTCAACAATGCCAGCACGCCGGGTGGCGAGACTCCGGGTTGGTATCAGGGCGATGCGGGCATCTTTGGCGCCCACGCCGGCAAGGAGAATGCTTACGCTGCAGCCAACTTCAAAAATACGGTGGCTGGCGGCACGCTGAATAACTGGCTCATCACCCCGGAATTCTCGACCGCCAAGAACGTGTCGATCTCGCTGTGGGTGCGCGGCGCGGGCGATGCGGGTTTCAGCGACCACATTTCTTTCGGCCTGAGCAAAGGCGGCAGCGCCATCAACGACTTCGTGCTGCAGCCTTCGTTTGAAGCTGCAGGCGACTGGACCAAGTACACCTTCAATATCGGCGCCCTGGGCGCCGGTACGGTCGGCCGCTTCGCCATCAACTACAACGGCCTGGGCGACAGCTCCAACTATGTGGGCATCGACACCCTGTCCATCGCCGCCGTTCCCGAGCCAGCATCCTTCCTGATGCTGGGCGCGGGCCTGTTCGCAATTGGCGCCCTGCGCCGCCGTCAGCGCGGCTGA
- a CDS encoding transposase, which produces MARLPRLVVPGQPHYLIQHGLNGQLVCQDADDYQALLGWLRSAARSYKVALHAYVLLPGQLHLLATPATTDGLGQMMQWIGRYYVPYFNQKYGRAGTLWQGRYKTAVVDAEHYLLACCRYIEFAPVRAGQAAWPQDYPWSSYAHHAGIKPDGMITDHPLYWALGNTPFQREAAYSELAGRGLGGAETAAIEAAVLKGWPLGSDKFKTELQQRMKRQVLPAKRGRPFKVKETAVE; this is translated from the coding sequence ATGGCCCGTTTACCGCGCCTGGTCGTGCCCGGCCAGCCCCATTACCTGATCCAGCACGGCTTGAATGGCCAGCTGGTGTGCCAGGATGCCGACGATTACCAGGCTCTGCTGGGCTGGCTGCGCAGCGCCGCGCGCAGCTATAAAGTCGCGTTGCACGCCTATGTGCTGCTGCCCGGCCAGCTCCACCTGCTGGCAACCCCGGCCACCACCGACGGCCTGGGCCAGATGATGCAGTGGATCGGGCGCTACTACGTGCCTTACTTCAACCAGAAATACGGCCGGGCCGGCACCTTATGGCAGGGCCGCTACAAGACGGCGGTGGTCGACGCCGAACACTATCTGCTGGCCTGCTGCCGCTATATCGAGTTCGCGCCGGTGCGCGCCGGACAGGCGGCCTGGCCGCAAGACTATCCCTGGTCCAGCTATGCCCACCATGCCGGTATCAAGCCGGATGGCATGATCACCGACCATCCGCTCTATTGGGCGCTGGGCAATACACCCTTCCAGCGCGAGGCGGCCTATAGCGAATTGGCGGGACGGGGATTGGGCGGCGCCGAGACGGCGGCCATCGAAGCGGCCGTGCTCAAAGGCTGGCCCCTGGGCTCGGACAAGTTCAAGACGGAATTGCAGCAGCGGATGAAGCGCCAGGTCTTGCCGGCGAAACGCGGCCGGCCCTTCAAGGTGAAAGAGACGGCGGTGGAATAA